CACTTTTACCGCGGGCGGCTCGAATCATGCTCGCTCTCGTCGATGGAAAAAAACGTCCTCGGCCTGCGCCGCAGCGGCGAAGACGTGCCCGGCAGCCAGATCCCGTGGATGTACACGCGGTTCCTGCGCGACTCCGACGCTTCGCCGCTGCGCGGCGTCTTCTACCACAACACGCTCGACATAGTGTCGCTTGCCGTCCTTCAGCGCCGCATCGCGGCTATGGCCTCCGGCGACTGCGACTGCGCCGCGGACATGGTGCGCGCGGGCGACCTGTGGCTTGCGAAGGGCTTCGAGGAGAGGGCGCGCGAGACGTGGCGCGCCGCGCTCGGCTTCACGCGCGACCGCCACGCCGCGCTGCTGCGCCTCGCGGAAACCGAACGAGCGGCGGGGAACTACCGCGCCGCGTACGGCTACTACAAAGAATCGCTCGCGACCGAGCGCCGCCCGGTGCGCACGCTAGAAACGATGGCGAAGATAGAAGAACACCGCTTCCGCCGCCCGGCCGACGCGCTCGCCCATGCGCGGGAGGCGCTGCGCTGGCTCGAACGCCACAGGATATTCAAGGACAAAAACTGGGAGGCCGACCGCGCCTCGCTGCTCCACAGAATAGAGCGCCTCGAAAGAAAAACCGCGCGCGTCCCGGGTGAAAGACAAGGCGAAATCCTGTCAGGCGGCGAGGAAATCTGAGCCGCTCGCCGAAACGCGGGAAAACGCAGCGGCTTCTGGAAATTTTCCCAAGGCCGCGCCGCCGCGCCCCTGTCCGGAAACTTCCGAAATGCCGCCGGAAGAGCGCAAAACTTACTGGCCGTTCCGCCGCCTCCGCACTTATATAATGTTTTGACTTTTTCAGAAAACGCCGTCGTTCCGCAAACGTTTTGCGCCCTATCGGACGCCGCGGCTAATTCCGTTCAGTATCAGCGTGTTGCCGGATGTCCCGGCCGTTAGACCGCCTGGACGGTACAATAGAATAAAAAAATCATGCCGTCCCGCGAATGTCCGGCGCGCGGCGAAGCCGGGCGGCCCCCCCGCTGGGCCTCCGCCCCGTATCCAATAGCCGCCTTCGCCGCCGTATCGCTTCGTTCGGCCTCGGCTTTGGGAACTGAGGTTTTGCATGGGCGGCCACGTTTCGTCACGTACGCGGAATTTTCGCGGACGCCACAAAGAACCGCGACGCCGCGGCGTTTTCCGCCGTTGTATAAAACGTTCGAAAAAGGCTGAGCGCCGCAGAAAAATGCTATAATTGCGACGAATGTGTAAAATTTATACCGGCTTATCAGTTGAAAGGAGAAAACATAAAATGTGGAAAGGACGATTCTCGCAGGACATGGACGCGGCGGTGCTCGGTTTTACTCAGTCGCTTGACCTCGACTGGCGCATGGCGCAGGCCGACATACGCGGCAGCATCGCGCACGTGCGCATGCTCGCGCACACGGGGCTGCTCGCAGGCGACGAAGCCGAGACGATAGAGAAAAACCTCCGCGAGATAGCGCAGGAGATAAAGGACGGGACTTTCAAACCGAAGGTCGAGCTCGAGGACGTCCACATGAACATCGAATCGCGCCTCATAGAAAAATGCGGCGCGACCGGCGCGCGCCTCCACATGGGGCGCAGCCGCAACGACCAGGTCAACACGACCGTGCGCCTCTACCTGCGCAAAGAGCTGCTCGGGATATGGGAAGGGCTCGAAACTCTGATAAACGTGCTGCTTGTGAAAGCCGAGGAACACGCGGACGTAGTCGTCCCGGGCTACACCCACCTCCAGCAGGCGCAGCCGGTCTCGATGGGGCACTTCTGGGCGGCGCACGCGCAGGCCTTCATGCGCGACGCGCGGCGCCTGCTCGCGGCCTACGACGCCGTGGACGAATCTCCGCTCGGATGCGGCGCGCTCGCCGGCTCCACGCTGCCGCTCGACCGCGAATTCACCATGCGCGACATGGGCTTCTCGCGCATGACGGAAAACAGCATGGACACGGTAGCGCACCGCGACCACTTCCTCGACATCCTCTACTTCGCCGCCGTCTTCGGCGACCACGTAAGCCGCCTGTCGGAAGACCTCATCATATACTTCACGACGGAATTCGGCTGGGTCAGGCTGCCGGACTCCTTCTGCACCGGCTCGAGCATCATGCCGCAGAAGAAGAACCCCGACGTGCTCGAGCTGCTGCGCGGCAAAACGGGACAGATCACCGGCGCGCTAGTAGACCTTCTCACAATGATGAAAGGAATCCCGCTCACCTACAACCGCGACCTTCAGGACGACAAACGCGGCCTATTCCGCACGCTCGAATGCCTCGGACTCATCTTCTCCGTGCTGCCGCCGCTTCTCGCCCACGTCGAAATCGACGAAGAAAAGGCGAACCGCGGCTTCGCCGACGGCCTCATCCTCGCCACCGACGTCGCGGAATACCTGGTGCTGCGCGGCGTGCCCTTCCGCAGCGCGCATGAAAAAGTCGGCCACGCCGTCCGCTGGTGCATCGAGCACGACCGTCCGATGGACAAGCTGACGCTCGCCGAATGGCAG
The window above is part of the Cloacibacillus sp. An23 genome. Proteins encoded here:
- the argH gene encoding argininosuccinate lyase — encoded protein: MWKGRFSQDMDAAVLGFTQSLDLDWRMAQADIRGSIAHVRMLAHTGLLAGDEAETIEKNLREIAQEIKDGTFKPKVELEDVHMNIESRLIEKCGATGARLHMGRSRNDQVNTTVRLYLRKELLGIWEGLETLINVLLVKAEEHADVVVPGYTHLQQAQPVSMGHFWAAHAQAFMRDARRLLAAYDAVDESPLGCGALAGSTLPLDREFTMRDMGFSRMTENSMDTVAHRDHFLDILYFAAVFGDHVSRLSEDLIIYFTTEFGWVRLPDSFCTGSSIMPQKKNPDVLELLRGKTGQITGALVDLLTMMKGIPLTYNRDLQDDKRGLFRTLECLGLIFSVLPPLLAHVEIDEEKANRGFADGLILATDVAEYLVLRGVPFRSAHEKVGHAVRWCIEHDRPMDKLTLAEWQAVIPEVGEDLLPLLTPRRSMERRNTYGGASPEQVRGQIARAKEKLAAYGREMNAYKDRLPDML
- a CDS encoding ribonuclease H-like domain-containing protein, whose protein sequence is MPRPRGRFDSEKFEKTGGAPERNPAPREAALPKELDVAGLPDGEWIARGVYRMERRFRYGSAYGRNVLTPPGESGAALKLWGGSERPVFLDTETTGLSGGTGTYAFLIGLGICAEDCLRVVQLFLAGPAWERSWLEAVENELPHGCGLVTYNGRAFDLPLLLTRYTLARSVPSWRYAPHMDLLMLARHFYRGRLESCSLSSMEKNVLGLRRSGEDVPGSQIPWMYTRFLRDSDASPLRGVFYHNTLDIVSLAVLQRRIAAMASGDCDCAADMVRAGDLWLAKGFEERARETWRAALGFTRDRHAALLRLAETERAAGNYRAAYGYYKESLATERRPVRTLETMAKIEEHRFRRPADALAHAREALRWLERHRIFKDKNWEADRASLLHRIERLERKTARVPGERQGEILSGGEEI